The stretch of DNA GGCCGGCAATAGCGCTGGTAGCGCCAGGGGCGAATGATTCGACTTCAATTTGACCGTTGCCCTGCGAATCGCGGAACAAATGGCCGCAGGTCAGCACCAGCGCTTCGCCATGATGCGAGTGAACCACGGTGCCGGTTCCGTACGAAAAGCCATTGGGGTCGATGACTCTCAAGCGGACCGTCGCGGCCAGCGCTTTTTGCCGAGCGGCCGACGAATTGCCGGAGGTCATCATCGGGCCCGGCGATTGCCCCCGTACGACCGGCGCCGCCGGCGATTGCATCGCCATGGCTTGTTGCGGCGCGGGATTGGTCGCCGCGGATGGTTGTTTCGGAAACATGGCGACCAGTTCGTCATAGCTGGTACGGCCTTCGGTTTGGGCGATGATCTTGCCCTGTTGGACCATGCGAAACGCGGGCAGTCCGCGGACGGCCAGACGCTGGGCCATGTCTGGATCCCGGGTTTGGTCAATGATAACGACCGGGTAGCCGGCCGCTTGGAGCCGCTGAACGGTTGGTTTCATCTCGCGACAGTAGACGCACCAGTCGGCGGTGACGTAATACAGAACCGGCGATCGCGAATTATCGGCCGGGGCGGCGGTCAGCGCGACCGACAACATTAGCGCGGAGACTGCGTTCATCGCGTCCCTCCCTGGATCGTGGGGGCGAACATAGACGCCCAGTGCGGTACCTAAACGGTGCGAACGTGATAGCATCCTTGCCTCGATCGTTCGCGAGGTCGGACCAATGTCGGCTTCCAGGGCGAGTCGGACAAGGCCAATAGAAGGCTTTTTGGGGAAATCGCGGCGAATTGCCCAAGAATCCCTCAAGTAGAAGCGGCGATTCAACCGACGCCGGAGGCCGCGTTTCCCCGAGAAAGACCGAAAAATTCGTTATTTTTGGGGGAGTTTAAAAATGGGGGACAAACTGTTCCGAAAATAGCTACAATGCTAGACTTGTCAAACTTAGTGGCTGGGCCCCTGCCCAGCTTTTCCCGTTTCTATCCACGAAAAAGGATTAACTGCCATCATAGATCGGAATTCACGGGATCGCGATCGTGACCGCGATCAAACGCGCATTAACGAGAGAATTCGTAAGACTCCGGTGCGCGTCATTGATGAAGAAGGAGAACAGCTGGGGATCATTCCCACCGAAGACGCGCTCAGCCGCGCTCGCACTGCTGGTCTGGATCTAGTGGAAGTCGCCCCGATGGCGACTCCGCCGGTGTGCCGCATCATGGACTACGGCAAGTACAAGTACCAGCAAAACAAGAAACAACACAAATCGCACTCGCATCACGCGAAAACCAAGGAGATTCGCCTGCGTCCCAAGACCGGGAATCACGATATCGAATTCAAAGTGAAGCAGGCGATTACTTTTTTGAAGCACAAAGACAAAGTTCAAGTCTCGATCCAGTTTCGCGGCCGCGAAATGGCCCACGTCGACGAAGGTCAGCGTGTGATGAATCAAGTGATCGAGTTGCTGGAGGAATACGGCAAGGTTGAATCAACCCCGAAGCAGATGGGACGTCGCATGATGTGCACCATCGCGCCCAAGGCGGGTTAGCGATCACTTGATCGCGCGCCGGTTGGCGTATGACGACGCCAAACCTCCGAGCGCGAACAGCAAGCTTGAAAAACGCTTGGCAATGGCCCGCCAGGCGTTTTTTTATGCGCGGCTCGCTTACGTGGGGAGTGGGGGATGTGTGGTCATGCGAACCAGAGGAAGCCGGTTTTGCGCCGTTCTACTTTCCCAATCGGAACAAATCGGAGTTTCTTCATCGATTTAACGGCAGGGAGTCCACTCCTGTGGGGGTGAAAGAAAAAAGATTTCTTGTCGCCTCGGTGACCCGTAAATCCCAGTACCGCCAGGCGCGATATCGAGGGTGGTTTCGCGAGAAAGCGGTGCAATCGCGCGAAATTTTGCCCTGCTTACAGCAAATAGCGACAAGTTGGCGAGCTGTGAAAGTTGGAAGAAAAAAACGGAAGTTTCCCGGATTTCTCGGGGATTGCGAACTATCATTTTTTCGGAACCACACGCTTGACACATCAAGCGTTCAAATCTTGAATTGAACGATATAGGATCCGTTTGATCAGTGAAATCTGAGGGGCACGACCGGAACCTATGACGAGTCTCGTCGTTTAATATCCGCACACACGGAACAGTTCTTCCCTTCGCTTTCTTTTGGAGAGGCAATGTCTATCGCTCAAGGTATGCGCCGTCGGGGTTTCACCCTCGTCGAACTTCTCGTCGTGATTGCCATCATCGGCGTATTGATTGCTCTTTTGTTGCCGGCCGTGCAGCAAGCTCGTGAAGCTGCTCGTCGTATGACCTGCACCAACAACCTGAAACAGCTCGGTCTGGCCTGCCACAACTACGCCGACACCTTCAAGACCTTCCCCAGCGGCGGCGTTGATCCTGTCGCTTTGGCAACTGCGACCGGCACCAACGGCGCTTGGAGCTGGAGTGCTCTGATTCTGCCGCAGATCGAACAAAACAACCTGTACGATGCGATGGGCGTTACCACGAACTCGGTCCTCACCGTGGCCTCCAACGCCACCTCAGGGACGACTTTGGAAGGTCAGATTCAATCGGAAATCGGCGCCTTTCGTTGCCCCAGCGACACCGCTGGCGAATTGCCGACCTGCCGCACGGTCCGCGTCAACGGAACGACCGGCACCTGCCCGACTGCCGGCACCAATCTCCGGGGCATCGCTGGCGTTCAAGCGAGCACCTCGAACTACATCGCCGTCGCTGGTCTTTTCAGCCCGCAGATGCGTAAAAACAATGGCGTGATGTACCCGAACAGCAAGACTGGCTTCCAGTCGATGACTGACGGTTCCAGCAACACCTTCCTGGTTGGCGAACGGGCTGAATACCAGGCCGCCGGCACCTGGATGGCCACCGGTTACATCCGTGGAACGAGCAACACCGCTTCCTATGTTGCCGACACCTCGGACGCGGCCAACTCGATGGGTATGGTCAGCGTGGTCCCGAACTACAAAGTTCAGACCGCGACTTCCAGCATCTGGGCTGGTTTCAGCAGCACGCACCCGGGCGGCACGCAGTTTGTGCTGGGCGACGGCGCCGTGAAGTTCATCTCGGAAACGATCGCCTTCAACAACGGCGGCGCTACGCCGATCGACGGCAGCGGTGGTTTCAATGACTCGGTTGCCAATGGCACCCCCGCCGACTACGGCGTCTATCAGCGTCTCGGTATCCGCAACGACGGTCAGGTCGTCGGCGAATATTAATCGACTTCGCCGTTTGGTGATGAACGGTTGATCTCGACAACATGACAAAACCAAAGCTCGCGAGCGTCTAAAAACGCTCGCGAGCTTTTTTCGTGGAAACTCGGCTCCTTGGGCCTTAGCTGCCTGTTGAAAAATGCCCTCGTGGCATTTTTCAACCTCGCCAGGCTCAGAGCATAGCTCTTCGCGGCTCGCAAAATAATGACTTACGTCGCTATTTTGGGATCGCATCCCTGCGATCCAGCAGCCCGTTGAGAAAATCAACGGACTGTTAGCGCAGGGCCGGAACGGTAGTTCGCCTTTCAAGGAATTCCGAAGAATTGTGGTTCTCATGGGGTATTTTGATTGACCCGCTAGGTGGCCGCACTTTAGGCTGTGTTTGCTACCCGGTTACTAGAGATTGTATATCCGGAAATCACAACTTCTTTCTTTCCATTGGGAGGGGCAATGTCTATCGGTTTTTATCAGCGTCGTCGGGGATTTACGCTTGTTGAGCTGCTTGTGGTGATTGCGATCATCGGCGTTTTGATCGCACTGCTGCTGCCAGCCGTCCAGCAGGCCCGCGAAGCGGCGCGTCGCATTTCTTGCACAAACAATCTGAAGCAGCTTGGTATTGCTTGTCACACCTACGCCGACGCGTTCAAGGTGTTTCCTTCGGGGGCGGTCGATCCGGTGAACCGCACCTCGGACGCTGGTGTGGATAATGCTTGGAGTTGGAGCGCGTTGATCTTGCCGCAGATCGAGCAGGACAACCTGTACGACACGATGGGTGTGACATCGAACTCGCTCTCGATCGTTATTGACAACGCCAATCCAACGACCCCCACGACGGCCAGCGTTGCGCTAAAGAATGCCATGCAGGCGAAGTTAGACGCCTTTCGCTGTCCCAGCGACACGGCCGGGACGCTCCCTTCGTGTCGCGTCGTCAAATACAACGGCGCGACAGGGACCTGCCCCGCGTCGGGAACGACCTTGCGAGGCATTACCGCCATGCAGGCCAGTACGACGAACTACGTCGCCTGCGCCGGCATCTTTGATACGCAGATGCGTGCCAACAACGGTGTGATGTACGCCCACAGCAAAACCGGGTTCCAGGGGATGACCGACGGCGCCAGCAATACGTTTCTGGTGGGCGAGCGGGCCGAATACCAAGCGGTCGGCACGTGGATCGGTACCGGTTACGTTCGGGCTGGCGGCAATACGGCGACCTTTGTGACCGAGGAGTCGAGTTCGGCCAATTCGCTGGGAACAGTCGGCGTTCCGCCGAATTACAAACGTCAGGGGCAATCGGTCCCGGCAAGCGAGATCGCCTACAACACCTGGGCCGGCTTCAGCAGCAGTCATCCTGGCGGAACGCAGTTCGTGTTGGGGGACGGCGCCGTGAAGTTCATCTCCGAGACGATCGCCTTCAGCGTAGGTGCGACGGTCGTGTCGACGCCAATTAGTGGGTCTGGCACGTTTGACGGCTCGGTAACGTTGGGGACCGCCGCGCAGCTGGGGGTCTATCAGCGGCTGGGGATTCGCAACGATGGCCTAGTGATCGGCGAATATTAATCGACTGGCTTGGCTCTGGTGGGGCCAAGTAAGAGCGAAAAACGGGAAATCAAGCTCGCGGGCGTCGTATGGCGCCGGCGAGCTTTTTTTACGTCGTCCTGGTCGGGGGTGGGCTTCGGGCCGGTTGCTTGGCGAAAAGGAGGCCCGACCGGGGCAAAATAGGAAGAACGACGGCGAGACGACGCCTGGGTTAGTTGACCCTCTCCCTTGCCCGGCTTACAGTAGATTTGCACCTCTTCGGTCGTCAAACTTCTGCTGGCGACTGGCCGGAACTCCCGTTAACGCAACTATTTAACTCGAAAGTCGCCGATGCTGGCTCATCGTGTGATTCCTTGTCTCGACGTCGATCGCGGTCGCGTCGTGAAAGGAACCAATTTCGTCAACCTGCGCGATGCCGGCGACCCGGTGCAAGTCGCCTCGCGCTACGAGCAGGAAGGCGCCGACGAATTGGTCTTTCTCGACATCTGCGCCAGCCACGAAGAGCGGGCGATCATGTTGGATGTCGTCCAGCGCACCGCCGAGCAAGTCTTCATGCCGCTGACCGTGGGCGGCGGGATTCGCACGATCGAGGACATTCGCGCCTTGCTTAACGCCGGCAGCGACAAGGTCTCGATCAACTCGGCTGCCTGTAAGAATCCCGAATTCGTTCGCGAAGCGTCGCGACGGTTTGGCAGCCAATGCATCGTGGTCAACATCGACCCCAAACGCGTGAAGAAAGAGAACGGGGACGAGGTCTGGGAAGTGCACATCAACGGCGGCCGCACGCCGACCGGTTTGGAAGCGGTCTCGTGGGCCAAAACGGTCGAGGAGCTGGGCGCCGGCGAGATCGTGCTGACCAGCATGGACTGCGACGGCTCGAAGGATGGTTACGACATCGACGTAACGCGAGCCGTTAGCCAAGCGGTGGCGATTCCGGTAGTCGCCAGCGGCGGCGCTGGGAAGCCGGAGCACTTGGCCGATGCGATTCAACTGGGGAAAGCGGCCGCCGCCTTGGCGGCCAGCATTTTTCATTTCGGCGAGTACTCGATTTCAGAAACAAAGCGAATCATGGCCGAGCGCGGAGTCGCCGTGCGGATCTAGCGGACTAGTCGGAGAACGAACAGATGACGGAAGCGGCTGAACTAAAAGAAAAGTACCTGAAGAAGAAGGTAGAGCT from Blastopirellula retiformator encodes:
- the hisF gene encoding imidazole glycerol phosphate synthase subunit HisF; this encodes MLAHRVIPCLDVDRGRVVKGTNFVNLRDAGDPVQVASRYEQEGADELVFLDICASHEERAIMLDVVQRTAEQVFMPLTVGGGIRTIEDIRALLNAGSDKVSINSAACKNPEFVREASRRFGSQCIVVNIDPKRVKKENGDEVWEVHINGGRTPTGLEAVSWAKTVEELGAGEIVLTSMDCDGSKDGYDIDVTRAVSQAVAIPVVASGGAGKPEHLADAIQLGKAAAALAASIFHFGEYSISETKRIMAERGVAVRI
- a CDS encoding DUF1559 domain-containing protein, which encodes MSIAQGMRRRGFTLVELLVVIAIIGVLIALLLPAVQQAREAARRMTCTNNLKQLGLACHNYADTFKTFPSGGVDPVALATATGTNGAWSWSALILPQIEQNNLYDAMGVTTNSVLTVASNATSGTTLEGQIQSEIGAFRCPSDTAGELPTCRTVRVNGTTGTCPTAGTNLRGIAGVQASTSNYIAVAGLFSPQMRKNNGVMYPNSKTGFQSMTDGSSNTFLVGERAEYQAAGTWMATGYIRGTSNTASYVADTSDAANSMGMVSVVPNYKVQTATSSIWAGFSSTHPGGTQFVLGDGAVKFISETIAFNNGGATPIDGSGGFNDSVANGTPADYGVYQRLGIRNDGQVVGEY
- the infC gene encoding translation initiation factor IF-3, producing MDRNSRDRDRDRDQTRINERIRKTPVRVIDEEGEQLGIIPTEDALSRARTAGLDLVEVAPMATPPVCRIMDYGKYKYQQNKKQHKSHSHHAKTKEIRLRPKTGNHDIEFKVKQAITFLKHKDKVQVSIQFRGREMAHVDEGQRVMNQVIELLEEYGKVESTPKQMGRRMMCTIAPKAG
- a CDS encoding DUF1559 domain-containing protein, producing MSIGFYQRRRGFTLVELLVVIAIIGVLIALLLPAVQQAREAARRISCTNNLKQLGIACHTYADAFKVFPSGAVDPVNRTSDAGVDNAWSWSALILPQIEQDNLYDTMGVTSNSLSIVIDNANPTTPTTASVALKNAMQAKLDAFRCPSDTAGTLPSCRVVKYNGATGTCPASGTTLRGITAMQASTTNYVACAGIFDTQMRANNGVMYAHSKTGFQGMTDGASNTFLVGERAEYQAVGTWIGTGYVRAGGNTATFVTEESSSANSLGTVGVPPNYKRQGQSVPASEIAYNTWAGFSSSHPGGTQFVLGDGAVKFISETIAFSVGATVVSTPISGSGTFDGSVTLGTAAQLGVYQRLGIRNDGLVIGEY